A single Cucumis melo cultivar AY chromosome 4, USDA_Cmelo_AY_1.0, whole genome shotgun sequence DNA region contains:
- the LOC103502795 gene encoding DEAD-box ATP-dependent RNA helicase 5, which produces MVGKLKEDSTISEQLAQKPFEKPDSKAEKKKKKKKRDRDSVCLEENEVSPKTKLQEGTDSELHKKKKKHKKSKDVSLDIKTSDEKEEAKVDENSTDGSVVVTGKDVKEAKFVPLKSFVEAGLPDEVLECCRTFKSPSPIQSHAWPFLLHGRDFIGIAATGSGKTLAFGVPGIMHVLKKRKGKMPKGRSPLCLVLSPTRELAQQISSVLENAGKPCGVMSTCLYGGVSKGSQISCLKSGVDIVIGTPGRLKDLMEMEVCRLGEVSFVVLDEADRMLDMGFEPEVRSILSQTCTERQMVMFSATWPLQVNQLAQEFMDPDPVKVVVGSEDLAANHDVMQIVEVLDDRLRDDRLGALLEKYHKSQRNRVLVFVLYKNEAARVERMLQRRGWKAVSIHGDKAQTERTKALSLFKSGSYPLMIATDVAARGLDIPDVEVVINYSFPLTTEDYVHRIGRTGRAGKKGVAHTFFMQQNKGLAGELVNVLREAKQVVPDALLKFGTHVKKKESKLYGAHFKEITADAPKSKKITFNDSDDE; this is translated from the exons ATGGTTGGAAAGCTCAAAGAGGACTCTACCATCAGCGAACAACTGGCCCAAAAGCCTTTCGAAAAACCCGATTCCAAAgccgagaagaagaagaagaagaagaagagagacaGGGACTCGGTTTGTTTAGAAGAAAATGAAGTTAGTCCAAAGACGAAGTTACAGGAAGGAACTGACTCAGAGCTtcacaagaagaagaaaaagcacAAGAAATCAAAAGATGTAAGTTTAGACATCAAAACCTCCGACGAGAAAGAAGAGGCGAAGGTGGATGAAAATTCCACCGATGGGTCCGTGGTGGTCACTGGTAAAGATGTGAAGGAGGCAAAGTTCGTACCGCTTAAGTCGTTTGTCGAAGCGGGACTTCCAGATGAAGTATTGGAGTGTTGTCGAACTTTCAAAAGCCCGTCGCCTATTCAATCCCATGCTTGGCCGTTCTTGTTGCATGGTCGAGACTTTATTGGAATTGCCGCAACTGGATCAG GCAAGACTCTGGCGTTTGGTGTACCTGGTATTATGCATGTCTTAAAGAAGAGGAAGGGCAAGATGCCGAAGGGTCGGAGTCCTCTTTGCCTAGTTCTATCACCTACGAGGGAATTAGCTCAACAA ATTTCAAGCGTACTGGAAAATGCCGGAAAACCTTGTGGGGTGATGTCTACTTGTTTGTATGGAGGAGTTTCCAAAGGCAGCCAAATATCTTGTCTTAAATCTGGTGTT GACATTGTAATTGGAACTCCTGGACGTTTAAAGGATTTGATGGAAATGGAGGTCTGCAGACTCGGAGAAGTATCCTTTGTG GTCCTTGATGAGGCAGATCGAATGTTGGACATGGGATTTGAACCAGAAGTGCGCTCTATATTAAGCCAAACTTGTACAG AACGCCAGATGGTTATGTTTAGTGCTACATGGCCTCTACAAGTTAATCAATTGGCCCAAGAATTCATGGATCCTGACCCAGTAAAG GTGGTTGTAGGTTCAGAGGATTTGGCTGCCAACCATGATGTCATGCAAATAGTTGAG GTCTTGGATGATCGATTACGTGATGATCGTTTAGGGGCTCTGCTTGAAAAATACCATAAATCCCAAAG gaACAGAGTATTAGTTTTTGTCTTGTACAAGAATGAGGCTGCTCGGGTTGAAAGAATGCTTCAGAGAAG GGGTTGGAAGGCAGTTTCTATACACGGTGACAAAGCACAAACTGAACGCACAAAAGCATTGTCATTATTTAAAAGTGGTAGCTATCCGTTAATG ATAGCTACTGATGTAGCAGCTCGAGGTTTGGATATTCCAGATGTAGAAGTAGTAATTAACTATAGTTTTCCTCTTACAACGGAAGATTATGTCCATAGAATTGGAAGGACTGGACGGGCGGGTAAGAAGGGTGTTGCTCATACATTCTTCATGCAGCAAAACAAG GGACTTGCTGGGGAGCTGGTAAATGTTCTTCGAGAAGCTAAGCAAGTTGTACCTGATGCGCTTTTGAAATTTGGTACTCATGTGAAGAAAAAG